GTGAAAATCGGGATGGCTGCGATGTGTTCACCTGCTACAAAATAGGCGGGGCATTTGGCCAAATCCAAATTACCCGAGTCTCCCGAGTAACAATCGGCGGTCCATTCCCACACGTTGCCGTTCAAGTCGACAATACCCTCTGCTGTGGTTTCAAAGCTGCCCGATGGGCGCAAGGAGCGATTGATTTCAGGCTCCATTAAGTATGTTGAAGCCCAAGATAATTCCGGATCGGTGAAAATGGGGTCTTTTTCTTCGGGCAAAACCTCATGGGCCATTTCGTTCCACTCGTTTTGGGTGGGGAGGCGAAATGCATGCCGCGAAGCCGCATTAACCCATGTCAGGTATTCGTTCACGTCCATCCAATTGAGGTTCGTCGCAGGGAAATCTTCGCCCGTTTTGCGGATTTTCATTTTCTGAGAGCAGGCATCCGCATCAAAACAGCGGTTCCACTCGGCTGCCGTGACTTCGAACTTTTGCACCATCACACTGCGTCCATCGGAAAATTCAAATACTTCCATTTGAGGAATGTATTGCATATCGGGGCCCCTGAGAGGCCCCAAAGTTATGGCGGCAATGCCCAAACCCAACCCAACAAGGGCAGTTGCGCCGATGATGATTTTTGCTCTGAGTTTGGTCATTGGTTTTCTCCGCTAAGTTTTAAACGCCCATTGGACGTGGCGCGACAACTTGTTCCATCAGGTCATTGTCCCATTCACCTTCGACAACAAAGTGTGCCGATGCGCCCAGAAGAACAGCCTCGATGAGGTTGTGATTGACATAGGCGTAGACGCCCGGCTGCTCAAAGGTGTACATCGCCGCCCCTGCGGAACCGCCGCGGATGAACCATGTTTCCATGCCGGTTTGTGGCGAGTCAGTGAATGAGCCGCCTTCCCAGACAAAGTTCCCATGACCACCAATAAGGTGTGGGCGGGTGTCACGGTTGGCTTGGGCGTGGATCATTAGAACGGTGTCGCCGACCTTGGATTTAAGTGCGTTTTCTCCAGTCAAAGCCCCAACGGCGCCGTTGAATACGGAGTGTGTTGGGATAAGAGTGCGCATGGCGTCGAGGCTATCGGAATAGTCTTCGCCCGCGGATTCATACTGGATGTATTCACCATCTTCGTCCATTGGCAGGTAGTAGTCTTGCTCGCCGATATAGGCGATTTGGTCGTAAGTCAGCGCATTGCCGTCGCCATCTTTTAGGCCGTCCCGTGGTAGAACCATCACCGCGCCATTCATGCCGTGACATACGTGGTACGGGATCATCGCACCGCCGGGGGCACAGTGATATACGAACACACCGGGCTTGGTTGCTTTCCAGCGTAGAACCGCTTCTTCACCCGGAAGAACGTGGGTTAAGCCACCGCCACCAAGCGCGCCAGTTGAGGCGTGAAAGTCGATATTGTGTTCAAACACGGAGTTTTCTGGGTTGGAAATTGTCAACTCAACATAGTCGCCTTCGTGCACGATAATCATCGGACCAGGGACGGAACCGTTATATGTTAGGGCCCAGATTTTGGCGTCTGTATCTTCGTCGACAACCATTAATCTTTCTTCGGTGACAAAGCTAACTTCGACGATTTTTGGGCCACCTGTAGCGACTTGCTCGTGTTTTGGAGCCATTGGTGGCATCACCATTTCCTGCTTAACGCGGGGCAAGTGTGACAGGTCGACGGTTGCGGCGGACACTGTTGTTTTCTCAGCAACGGGAAGAACGAGGCCTTTGCCCATCGAAGGTACATGGGGTGCACTCCGGCGAGTTGTAGCGAAGGATGGGGCTGCGCCAGTCATCATTGCGGCACCCGCCATTGCGGTACCAGTCAAGATTGTTCGGCGCGATGGTAGGAATTCTTTTTTTATGGAGGCAGTCATTTTTTAGTCCTTCCAATTCAATGCCACGCACATTTGCGCGACTTCACTTAAGTGTCTCGGCCCCTCGTTGGGGCGGGATAACACGTTCGGTTGGCGCGGTTTGTACGTGTGCGCCGTTGGGAACTTTTTGACTGTCTTGGCGATTCTGCGCCTTGATAGAGATCAAGAGAAACAAAGAAAAACTTGCATTTTCACGGGGGGAAGGGACGATTTTTGGGGAAGGGTCGCGGGCTGCGGCGCGCGCTCTTACGCGCCGATAAGTTGCTGGTATATCTGGGGCAAAGCCGTCGTCAGGTGGTCTGGATTCGGAATGACGCAATACCTTCCAGCGCCAAACATGCGTGCAAACCAAGACTTTGACTTCGCGTCGATAGTGATACCAAATACCGCTGCCCCCGCGCGTTTTGCTTCGCGGATCGCCATGCGGGTATCTTCGATTCCGTGGCGGCCTTCGTAGTGGTCAAGGTCGTTGGGTTTGCCATCGGTGATCACCAGCAACAGTTTGCGTTGTTGGCTTTGGGCCATGAGATCGACACTGACGTGGCGAATTGCGGCACCAAGGCGCGTATAAAATCCGGGTGCCATTGCGGCGATGCAAGATTCGACGTCACGACTCATGGGCGCATCAAAACTCTTGCAGCGATTCACGTAAACGCGGTTGCGTTTGAGGGATGAAAACGAGTTGATCGCGAAAGTGTCGCCACAGGCGTCAAGGCCCCATGCGAGCGCGGCCATGGCTTCGCGTTCGATGTCGATGACTTGGCGGTTGTGCACGCTGCTTTGGGTCGAGCGCGAGGTATCGAGCAAAATCGAGACGGCCAAGTCGCGCGCTTGGGGGCGGGACTGTCGCCAAATCCTGTCGTTGGAAAGGCCGGTTGCCGCGAGGTCTACATGGGCGCGAACGGCGGCCTCAAGATCAAGGTCTTCGCCGTCGGGTTGGCCCGAGATGATGACGCGGCCCGGACGCAAAGCCTCAAACTGACGGCGCACGGCGCGGATGCGACGCGTGGCTTTTGGGTCGGTTTGAAAGGTTGCAGCGATATCGGTTGTGGGGGCTTCGGCGTCCAAAACGCGTACGTGGTCGGGCATATAGACTCCCGTACGCGTATCCCATTCTGGGTAGGTGAATTTTCCGGAAACAGCTTCACGGTCCACGTCCTCGGGGGCAAGGTCGAGGTGGAGCTTGAGTTTTGTGGCGGGGGCTTTACTGGTTTGTCCAAGGCCAATCTCGTCTTGATCGTCGGCGGCCTTTTTTGCGTCTTCGTTGTCGTCATCATCGATGCGACGGTTGAGGTTCAGGAACTCCGCCCAGCTTAGGATGGCTTCAAATTTGTGGAGGATCAAGCTGTCTTGGCGCTCTGCGAGGTCGGATTTACGACGACGGGCGCGGTGTGTTTTCTCGGAGGTGTTCTCTTCGGGTGTGCCTTCTGTTTCGCGATTTTCGACGCCGCTTGGGGCGGAAAATTGAACAGTGCGCAATTCGGGCCAAATTGGGACAGGAAGGAAGGGTCGATAGCCACGTGGGGCTGTAAGGTCCTCTGGCAGTTGGCCAGAAAGCACATGTGCCAAAAAGTCCGAGGCCAATGAATCTGTGGGGGCAGGGCCACCAAGAAGGTGACGTAAAACGGCCTCAACGGCGGCTTCGTGTTTGGGAAGTTTTTGCACGCGCCGCGCAGAGAGGCTGGCTGTTGAAAGGTCGGTATACAGACCCACGAGGCCGGGGCAGTTTTCCTGCGTGGCTTGGGTCATATTATAGGCCGCAGAGAGGGCGGCAAGGTCGGCACGCAGGGCGTCTTCGACCTCAAGAAATGGAACGGCATGGGCCGTGGCGGCGGTGAGCCAAAGGTAAAGTGCGGCGTTGGCTTCGCGGGCGGGAAACAGGGCGAGGCGTGCGGGAAGGCGCAGGGCCTCCCCGTCAAAGCTTGTGCGCGGCAGTTCTTCAGTCTCTGTTCCCAAGCGGCGTAAAAGCGATAGCCGATGGTGGCTGCGCTCATCTTCTGTGGGTCGAATTTCAACCGAGGGGGTACCGCCGAGCGCACGAAAAAACACGGCCAAGCGGCCCGAGACTTCGCCAAGGGTTACGGCGGCCTCGGGATAACGTTGGGGCGTTTCTATTCTGCTGGCAAGGCTGTGCCAGAGTTTTCCGATGGTCTCTTCGGGTTCCCAAGGTTCAAATTCTAGTTTTGCCATGATCTATCCAAATACCGCTGTGACCAGATCCATCAATCCGGTTTTAACGTCTGCGTCATCGGTAAGGGGCTCAATCATAGCGGCTTCAATCGCGCGCTCGACGCTCATGCCGCCTTGGATCAAGGTTGCCGTATAGACGATCAAACGGGTTGAAACACCTTCTTCGATGTCTTGGCCCTTGAGTGCGCGAAGTTTGTTGGCCAAGCGCACAAGACCCTTAGCACGATCGGCATCAAGACCAGTTTCGCGCGTTACCACCGCGATTTCTTGTGCGGCCTCGGGAAAGTCGAAGCTGAGCGAGAGGAACCGTTGACGGGTAGAGGGCTTGAGGGTTTTTAGGATGTTTTGATAGCCCGGGTTAAAGGACGCCACGAGCATGAAGCCCGGAGCCGCTTCGAGTTCTTCGCCTGTGCGATCAATCGGTAAGATACGCCGATCATCAGTGAGCGGGTGCAGCACGACGGTGACGTCTTTGCGGGCCTCGACAACTTCGTCGAGATAGCACATTGCGCCTTCGCGTACGGCCCGTGTGAGGGGGCCATCGACCCAAACGGTTTCGCCACCCTTAAGGAGGTAACGGCCAATAAGGTCGGCCGCAGAGAGATCATCGTGGCACGCCACAGTATAGAGGTGGCGACCGAGCTTAGCGGCCATGTGGGTCACAAAGCGTGTTTTTCCGCACCCTGTCGGCCCCTTGAGAAGGAGCGGCAGATCATGGGCGGCGGCGGCTTCAAAAACCGCACATTCGTCCCCTTGGGGGAGGTAGAAGGGGGCGTTTGCCGCCCCCCCCTCGTTGATGAGATTATCCTTAGCCATTATTCAGCCGCCTCTGCTACTGCTGCAGTGATGATTTCGCGACGTGGCACGAACACCGAGTAAAGGAAGAGGAGCATTCCGATGAAGAACACCAATCCAGCCCCAAATCGCATCCAGTAGAACAGGGCCAAAGCATCCTGTACGTCCATGTAATAGTCGCCAACAACACGTTGCATATGGGTTTGAATTGTCCCTGCAAATGTTAGAACGAAAGTCATGAACACCATCCCACCCGACATCAACCAGAAGGAAATCATGTTGAGAACTTGGTTGTATGGATCACGGTTTTTCAGGATTGGCATAGCGTAGGTCATGATCGCCAAGTTGAGCGCGACATACGCACCATAGAAGGCCAAGTGACCGTGCGCGGCGGTGATTTGAGTGCCGTGGGTATAGAAGTTCACCCCGTGCAATGTGTGGAGGAAACCCCAAACACCCGCGCCAAAGAACGCCAAGGTTGCACAACCGAGCGACCAAAGAAGGGCCGCCTTGTTTGGGTGGTCGCGGCGCCCTTTCCAGACCATGACAAAGGCAAAGGCCATCATGCCAAAGAAGGGAACAACTTCGAAGGCCGAGAAGATCGAGCCAACCCACTGCCAATATCCAGGGGCACCAATCCAGAAGTAGTGGTGGCCAGTTCCCAGAATACCAGAGAAAAGCGCGGTCGCGACGATGACATAGAGCCATTTTTCGACGATTTCACGATCAACACCGGTGAGTTTGAGCATTAGATAGGCCAAGATCGAAGCCATGATCAGTTCCCAAACGCCCTCAACCCAAAGGTGAACCACATACCACCAGTACATTTTATCCAGCGATAGGTTGTCAGGGTTGTAGAACGAGAACAGGAACAACAACGCTAGACCCCAAAGGCCGAGCAGAAGAGTATTCGTGATCACGGTTTTCTTGCCCTTAAGGACAGTCATCGAGACGTTATACAAGAAAATCAACGCGGCAATGACGATCCCAGCTTTTACCCACTTGGGTTGCTCAAGGAATTCGCGCCCCTCTTTTCCAAGGAAAAAGTTCCCCTCAAAAAGGTTGAACACATAAGTCACCACAACGCCCAATGTCCCAATTACCAAAATGGCAAGCTGGATATAGGCAAGTTTTGGGGAGTGGATTTCGCGTTCGGCTTCCTCGGGAATGAGGAAGTATGCGGCGCCAAAGAACCCAAGCAAAAGCCAGACAATCAGGCTGTTGGTGTGGAGCATGCGCACGATGTTGAAGGGAAGTACCTCCGAAAGTGTGTTCGGAGAGACATAGATCCAGCCTGCGAGTAAACCGCCAAGGATTTGGATCGCAAAAAGCCCGAGGGCGCAAATAAAGTACGCGTAGGCAATTTTCTGAGTTTTATATTTCATTTCTGCGCTCCTTTCCTAGCCTGCCTCGGTGGGCGGCCAGCCTTGAGTGTCGATTGTGCCTGTCCAAAGGAGGAAGTCGCTTAGAGCGCGCATTTCTTCGTCAGTCAGATTGAAGTTGGGCATTTGACGGCGGCCTTCGATGCCGGAGGGCTGTGCCTCCATCCAGCCTTTTAACGCGTCAAAAGCGTCGTCTGGGTCGTCATCAACCCCCCAGCGGATCATTACATTACCCACTTCGGGGGCAAAATACGCACCCTCGCCGAGGATCGAGTGGCAGTTGATACAGGCCTTGTTCTCCCAAATGCGTTTACCGTGGGCGACACTCTCGGTCAGCGTTTCCGCGTTCGTTGAGGTCGTCACGATGTAACGATGCGAATGAATAGAAAGGCCGATAAAGATGGCAATAAAAAACAGGGACCCGCCATAGAAGATATTTCGGGCCATGCTTTTGGTCAGGACGTCGCGCATTGCGCTCTCCTTCGTCGAAGGGTTACGGATAGAACGGCAATGAGGGTTCAAAAACATGCGCGCCTTGATCAAGGTCAAGTTGAACGCGAATAAGCATTACAAATGCCACTTAATTCTGAGTGACGTGTGATTGAGGCACTGTGGGCCAGATTTAGACCGAGAAATGCCTTAGAAACAGACATTAGGGTTGTGGGTGACGCAGGATTACAGGGGGTAGGCTGCGTCACCAATTTGACTAAGATCAAGGTTTCGCCAGAATTTTTGGCATAGCTTTCAGCATCAAAACCGCAGGAAATTATGATGCAATCAGCCAAGAGTACCCCGTCAACAGAACCCAAAGTTTGGTCCCTTCGAACTTTGACCCTTGTGTTTTATCCGTTCTGTGCGACAGCGGCGGCCATTAATTTATTCATGGTTTTCCTACTGTTACAAGCGCTGGGCGTGCCGGCAATTTCGCCTGTTACGGCGCTTTGGTTTGGGGTGATTACCGGACCCGTTTTAAGCTGGATGGCAGGGAAATGGGTGCTGCGATTGATTCTGGAAGCGAGCCCAAAAAACGCCTAACGTCGCAATTCCTGTTCGAGACGTTGTTTTGCAATCGCCTCGTTCTTGTCTGCCTTTTCTTTTTCAAACAACGATCGCTCCACGAAATCCAGATGCGCCAGCGTCGCAGCTTTTGCAGCAACGGGATCACGCGTCTGAATGGCGGTGTTGATATCGCGATGCTGCTCAAGGAGCGTGTCGCGGGTGGTGCGTTGTTTGAACATGATCTGGCGGTTGTAAAATACGCCCTCGCGCAGGAGCTCGTACATCGCGCGCATCATATGGAGCATCACCGTGTTATGGCTCGCCTCAATAATTGAAAGGTGAAATTCGGCGTCAAGCGCCGCCTCTTCGGTGGGATTTCGCTTCGCGTGGGCCGCTTCCATTTTGGCGAAAAGCTGATCAATCACCTCTAGGTCGATGTCCGAACCGGATTGCGCAGCGCGCTCCGCCGCCAGCCCCTCCATGTCACGCCGAAACGAAACATAGTCAAAAAACGCATCATCGTGACGTCCGAAAAGGCTCACAAGGGCTGAGGAAAACGCCGAGCCCAATGCTTCGGAAACATAAATTCCCGCGCCCGCTTTGCTGGTGAGGAGGCCCGCGTCCTGAAGCTCCGCAATTGCCTCGCGCAAACTTGGGCGCGATACCCCCATGCGTTCCGACAATTCGCGCTCGGATGGTAACCTCTCGCCGGGGCGAAGAATGCCACGCAGGATGAGCCGTTCGATTTGGGAAACGACGGATTGAGCAAGTTTTTCCGATTGGATTTTTTGAAACGGCATGAAAGGTCCGGTGGATTGCGGCGTCAGAATTGGTAAGAATATATGACCGATAGGGGGAATAACAACTGTTATCCCGCGTGTGCCAGACCCTAAATTGAAAGCGGGCGCTGGAAAATTCCGCGCCCGCTTTGAATGATACCCCTTAGTTGGTTGGGTGAATGACGATCTCGACCCGACGGTTTGCTGCCTTGCCCTCTTCTGTGAGGTTACTGGCAACGGGGCTGTCTTCGCCTTTACCAACGGCAGATACCCGTCCGCCTGACACGCCCGCGGACAATATTTTCGCCATGACAGCGTCCGCACGACGTTGCGAGAGGAGGAGGTTGTGCTCGGCGGTTCCCGTGTTGTCCGTGTGGCCATAAATCGTGACGGTGGATTTAGGATAGTTCTGAAGGTTGGTCGCAAGGGCGCGGATTTCTCCGTCGAGGCTCGATTTGACCGTGGAGCTGTCGGAATCAAACAAAATGCCCTGTGGCATAACGACGATCAATTCCGTACCCGTGTTGACGACATCGATGGCGCTGTTAGTAAAACTGGCATCAAGGTCTTTTTTCTGTTGGTCAAGCGCGCTGCCAATTGCGGTGCCAACGATGGCGCCTGCTGCGGCTCCGAGGGCGGCGTTTTTGGGGCTGCCCGATGTCGCGCCAATGAAGCCACCCAAAAGGCCCCCAATAATGGCACCGTCTTTTGTTTTGGACTGGCTTTCGCCTGTGACGTACCCAGGGTCCGTACAGCTGGCTAGTGCCAGAACAGCGGCGCTTGCAAGGAGGAGTTTGGACTTTGTAAGGATCATCTAGGACCTCTTTCTGTTGCTCGATTTTGCCCTTTTTACAACGGAAATTGCAGCAAGCGATAGCACAAACACACACCACTGCGCGATTTGTTGCCTGAATGTTTTCCTAAGAGGCGGCGCGTTCGGACTGTGCTGTTTCATAAGCAAGCATGGCCCGCTTGACCGGGAGGCCCCAATGATACCCACCCAACCCGCCGGATTTGCGCAATGCGCGGTGGCATGGAATGAGCCAACTCACCGGATTGCGCCCGACGGCTGTGCCTACGGCCCGCACCGCGCGTGGACTGCCGATGCGCCCAGCAATCTCGGAATAGGTGGTCACTTGGCCGCTCGGAACATTCAGCAGGGCTTCCCAGACTTTGATTTGAAACGGCGCGCCAATCAGATGCAAACTGGCTTGGCCCGATTGCTCCAAAGCTGCGGTGACCCATGTTTGGATTCTGGCAGGCTCTTCGATGAAATTCGCAAAGGGCCAGCGGCGATGTAAGTCGTCATAGGTGGCTTGGGTGCCCATTTCGTCGGAAAACCCCATACCGCAAAGGCCTTTGTCGGTTCCCATCGCCAAACATGGGCCAAAGGGGCTTTCAAACCAACCCGTAAAAATAGTGAGGTCCGCGCCTTTCTTGGCAAATTCGCCGGGGCTCATGGCCTCCCAGCGCAAGAAGAGATCGTGCAGTCGGCCGCTCCCTGAAAGGCCCGTTTCGTGGGCAACAGCGAGGGTCGTGAAGTTGTTTTTTAGCAGGGTTTTCGCGTGATCAAGGGTTAAGTACTGTTGATATCTTTTGGGCGACACCCCGACCCATCCCGAGAAGAGGCGCTGGAGATGCGCGGGGCTCATTTGTACTTCGCGTGCCAAATCTTCGAGCGCTAGGGGGACGCCGCCCGCCGCGTCAACGGCTTCGATCGCCCGTTTGACAACACCGTAATGGTACTTTTTTTCGAATGAATTGTCCGACATGGGAAACTCCTTTGCATCTATCATAATCTACCGCTGATGTGGGTCGATCCATTTCTTGCGCAATTCGTCGATTTTGAATACTTGCCGCATT
This Falsihalocynthiibacter arcticus DNA region includes the following protein-coding sequences:
- a CDS encoding c-type cytochrome, with product MRDVLTKSMARNIFYGGSLFFIAIFIGLSIHSHRYIVTTSTNAETLTESVAHGKRIWENKACINCHSILGEGAYFAPEVGNVMIRWGVDDDPDDAFDALKGWMEAQPSGIEGRRQMPNFNLTDEEMRALSDFLLWTGTIDTQGWPPTEAG
- a CDS encoding formylglycine-generating enzyme family protein, with amino-acid sequence MTKLRAKIIIGATALVGLGLGIAAITLGPLRGPDMQYIPQMEVFEFSDGRSVMVQKFEVTAAEWNRCFDADACSQKMKIRKTGEDFPATNLNWMDVNEYLTWVNAASRHAFRLPTQNEWNEMAHEVLPEEKDPIFTDPELSWASTYLMEPEINRSLRPSGSFETTAEGIVDLNGNVWEWTADCYSGDSGNLDLAKCPAYFVAGEHIAAIPIFTRDPARGGCAVGSPPAHLGLRLMTDTPVPGV
- a CDS encoding nitric oxide reductase activation protein NorD; translated protein: MAKLEFEPWEPEETIGKLWHSLASRIETPQRYPEAAVTLGEVSGRLAVFFRALGGTPSVEIRPTEDERSHHRLSLLRRLGTETEELPRTSFDGEALRLPARLALFPAREANAALYLWLTAATAHAVPFLEVEDALRADLAALSAAYNMTQATQENCPGLVGLYTDLSTASLSARRVQKLPKHEAAVEAVLRHLLGGPAPTDSLASDFLAHVLSGQLPEDLTAPRGYRPFLPVPIWPELRTVQFSAPSGVENRETEGTPEENTSEKTHRARRRKSDLAERQDSLILHKFEAILSWAEFLNLNRRIDDDDNEDAKKAADDQDEIGLGQTSKAPATKLKLHLDLAPEDVDREAVSGKFTYPEWDTRTGVYMPDHVRVLDAEAPTTDIAATFQTDPKATRRIRAVRRQFEALRPGRVIISGQPDGEDLDLEAAVRAHVDLAATGLSNDRIWRQSRPQARDLAVSILLDTSRSTQSSVHNRQVIDIEREAMAALAWGLDACGDTFAINSFSSLKRNRVYVNRCKSFDAPMSRDVESCIAAMAPGFYTRLGAAIRHVSVDLMAQSQQRKLLLVITDGKPNDLDHYEGRHGIEDTRMAIREAKRAGAAVFGITIDAKSKSWFARMFGAGRYCVIPNPDHLTTALPQIYQQLIGA
- the nirK gene encoding copper-containing nitrite reductase, with the protein product MGKGLVLPVAEKTTVSAATVDLSHLPRVKQEMVMPPMAPKHEQVATGGPKIVEVSFVTEERLMVVDEDTDAKIWALTYNGSVPGPMIIVHEGDYVELTISNPENSVFEHNIDFHASTGALGGGGLTHVLPGEEAVLRWKATKPGVFVYHCAPGGAMIPYHVCHGMNGAVMVLPRDGLKDGDGNALTYDQIAYIGEQDYYLPMDEDGEYIQYESAGEDYSDSLDAMRTLIPTHSVFNGAVGALTGENALKSKVGDTVLMIHAQANRDTRPHLIGGHGNFVWEGGSFTDSPQTGMETWFIRGGSAGAAMYTFEQPGVYAYVNHNLIEAVLLGASAHFVVEGEWDNDLMEQVVAPRPMGV
- a CDS encoding methylated-DNA--[protein]-cysteine S-methyltransferase produces the protein MSDNSFEKKYHYGVVKRAIEAVDAAGGVPLALEDLAREVQMSPAHLQRLFSGWVGVSPKRYQQYLTLDHAKTLLKNNFTTLAVAHETGLSGSGRLHDLFLRWEAMSPGEFAKKGADLTIFTGWFESPFGPCLAMGTDKGLCGMGFSDEMGTQATYDDLHRRWPFANFIEEPARIQTWVTAALEQSGQASLHLIGAPFQIKVWEALLNVPSGQVTTYSEIAGRIGSPRAVRAVGTAVGRNPVSWLIPCHRALRKSGGLGGYHWGLPVKRAMLAYETAQSERAAS
- a CDS encoding OmpA family protein yields the protein MILTKSKLLLASAAVLALASCTDPGYVTGESQSKTKDGAIIGGLLGGFIGATSGSPKNAALGAAAGAIVGTAIGSALDQQKKDLDASFTNSAIDVVNTGTELIVVMPQGILFDSDSSTVKSSLDGEIRALATNLQNYPKSTVTIYGHTDNTGTAEHNLLLSQRRADAVMAKILSAGVSGGRVSAVGKGEDSPVASNLTEEGKAANRRVEIVIHPTN
- a CDS encoding cbb3-type cytochrome c oxidase subunit I, translating into MKYKTQKIAYAYFICALGLFAIQILGGLLAGWIYVSPNTLSEVLPFNIVRMLHTNSLIVWLLLGFFGAAYFLIPEEAEREIHSPKLAYIQLAILVIGTLGVVVTYVFNLFEGNFFLGKEGREFLEQPKWVKAGIVIAALIFLYNVSMTVLKGKKTVITNTLLLGLWGLALLFLFSFYNPDNLSLDKMYWWYVVHLWVEGVWELIMASILAYLMLKLTGVDREIVEKWLYVIVATALFSGILGTGHHYFWIGAPGYWQWVGSIFSAFEVVPFFGMMAFAFVMVWKGRRDHPNKAALLWSLGCATLAFFGAGVWGFLHTLHGVNFYTHGTQITAAHGHLAFYGAYVALNLAIMTYAMPILKNRDPYNQVLNMISFWLMSGGMVFMTFVLTFAGTIQTHMQRVVGDYYMDVQDALALFYWMRFGAGLVFFIGMLLFLYSVFVPRREIITAAVAEAAE
- a CDS encoding CbbQ/NirQ/NorQ/GpvN family protein; this encodes MAKDNLINEGGAANAPFYLPQGDECAVFEAAAAHDLPLLLKGPTGCGKTRFVTHMAAKLGRHLYTVACHDDLSAADLIGRYLLKGGETVWVDGPLTRAVREGAMCYLDEVVEARKDVTVVLHPLTDDRRILPIDRTGEELEAAPGFMLVASFNPGYQNILKTLKPSTRQRFLSLSFDFPEAAQEIAVVTRETGLDADRAKGLVRLANKLRALKGQDIEEGVSTRLIVYTATLIQGGMSVERAIEAAMIEPLTDDADVKTGLMDLVTAVFG
- a CDS encoding FadR/GntR family transcriptional regulator; its protein translation is MPFQKIQSEKLAQSVVSQIERLILRGILRPGERLPSERELSERMGVSRPSLREAIAELQDAGLLTSKAGAGIYVSEALGSAFSSALVSLFGRHDDAFFDYVSFRRDMEGLAAERAAQSGSDIDLEVIDQLFAKMEAAHAKRNPTEEAALDAEFHLSIIEASHNTVMLHMMRAMYELLREGVFYNRQIMFKQRTTRDTLLEQHRDINTAIQTRDPVAAKAATLAHLDFVERSLFEKEKADKNEAIAKQRLEQELRR